A region from the Gemmatimonadaceae bacterium genome encodes:
- a CDS encoding tetratricopeptide repeat protein, with protein sequence MSNAAKHRKKAAEFEQLKQIDRAIAAYIKSIEESESAGEEVDVALFNKVGDLALRQGRVPDAITYYERAVEHYATSGLFNNAIALCNKILRSAPGRANVYFTLGRICARKGLRGDATRNFLEYATRMREEGRVEEGMRALAEIADLSPELTEVRKFVDEYAQRAGITLPRRMTPPIAPKAVEDGTPRPPQREEKSQDLVFIQVDYGQAEPAPLSRHVRTPVKSRTPVRAKPAVDPLAAAIIEPGPGLQLLRNMATPRDLTPVATAAIVALPVSNDGQPGSIIDDAIPAPVAEPVFDMVPVVPLDGLEANGEYIADVPALEGLTVDETPAEAGDALPEPHVEGLPLVPHELETAAFGHVDLLQDVVVEDFEHAAEDPTIAKIIATETPPFVDAIVVDPTPIATATIGEVVPPAVSDAVIDPTPLDVESVPELEAAIAEGEAAAVAFESEPVELELGDVPLMDVPAVQVARITPLMLDFDLDTVEEHAPPTRPPFRVDPHDFILPGELPPLLLDDAIVDAGLAAASAPRPTPRAVTPIAAAPAIAATTDDVPVTTEADADDDLLDVEADLAALSTPAPANHLANAADEAVTPVVDLEAAPDTDETPVPLDEPVEGAGDQAGQESVEESVEESVEESVEESVEAAVERGGEAPRDAAVDTADASHADAEIETSAEDELPTAEEFDAAADSLDPVEVATPTPIASRAVMPTPSLPIAAVAAEATIVASSRRDALRAAVSRLPHNWMLRRRLAEALLESGEREEALTELETARQGFIDNGDLSTAADIGDEMVHVSPERVAYHQRRVELAVAMHDLQRLRMAYLDLADALVRLGEEGRARAVYARVLEIDPLDDRARTALGAAAPPPPPPSPRPDDDFVDLTTWLKDDDGQAGDTRLRMREPVISGDEQADFDELLRHFKEGVARSLGEDDFESHYDLGVAYKEMGLLDDAIAEFQKALRSHGNRLPAYEALGQCFVEQGRHQVAATVLTRALHEPGLGDEQRVGVLYLLAFSCEALQRFDEARSYYQRVYATDIQFRDAAARLAALEHIAR encoded by the coding sequence ATGTCCAACGCCGCGAAGCACCGAAAGAAGGCGGCTGAGTTCGAGCAGCTGAAGCAGATCGACCGGGCGATTGCCGCCTATATCAAGTCGATCGAAGAGAGCGAGTCCGCCGGCGAAGAGGTGGATGTTGCCCTTTTCAACAAGGTGGGCGATCTGGCCCTGCGCCAAGGGCGTGTGCCGGACGCGATCACGTATTACGAGCGCGCCGTCGAGCACTATGCGACGTCGGGGCTCTTCAACAACGCGATCGCCCTCTGCAACAAGATCCTGCGCAGCGCGCCCGGGCGCGCGAATGTGTATTTCACCCTGGGCCGCATCTGCGCCCGGAAAGGATTGCGCGGCGACGCCACCAGGAACTTCCTCGAATACGCCACGCGCATGCGCGAGGAAGGGCGGGTCGAGGAAGGCATGCGCGCCCTCGCCGAAATTGCCGATCTCTCGCCCGAGCTGACCGAAGTTCGGAAGTTCGTGGACGAGTACGCGCAGCGCGCCGGGATCACCCTCCCGCGTCGCATGACGCCGCCCATCGCGCCCAAGGCCGTCGAGGACGGCACACCGCGGCCGCCGCAGCGCGAGGAGAAGTCGCAGGACCTGGTGTTCATCCAGGTCGACTACGGCCAGGCCGAGCCGGCCCCGTTGTCGCGCCATGTCCGGACCCCCGTCAAGAGCCGCACGCCCGTCCGGGCCAAGCCCGCCGTCGATCCGCTCGCGGCGGCGATTATCGAGCCCGGCCCGGGGCTCCAGCTCCTGCGCAACATGGCCACGCCGCGCGATCTGACGCCGGTGGCCACCGCGGCGATCGTCGCGCTGCCAGTGAGCAACGACGGCCAGCCCGGCTCGATCATCGACGACGCGATCCCGGCACCCGTGGCGGAGCCGGTCTTCGATATGGTGCCGGTCGTGCCGCTCGACGGGCTCGAGGCGAATGGCGAGTACATCGCCGACGTCCCCGCGCTCGAGGGGCTGACCGTCGACGAGACGCCGGCGGAGGCGGGCGACGCGCTCCCCGAGCCGCACGTCGAAGGGTTGCCGTTGGTGCCGCACGAACTCGAAACGGCGGCGTTCGGCCACGTGGACCTGCTCCAGGATGTGGTCGTCGAAGATTTCGAACACGCCGCGGAAGATCCGACGATCGCGAAGATCATCGCGACCGAAACGCCGCCGTTTGTGGACGCGATCGTGGTCGACCCCACGCCGATCGCGACCGCGACGATCGGCGAGGTGGTGCCGCCCGCGGTCAGCGATGCCGTCATCGACCCCACGCCGCTCGATGTCGAAAGCGTGCCGGAGCTTGAAGCGGCCATCGCCGAGGGCGAGGCCGCGGCCGTGGCGTTCGAGAGCGAGCCGGTGGAGCTCGAACTCGGTGATGTGCCCCTGATGGACGTGCCCGCCGTGCAGGTGGCCCGCATCACGCCGCTGATGCTGGACTTCGACCTGGATACGGTGGAAGAGCACGCGCCCCCGACGCGCCCGCCCTTCCGCGTCGATCCGCACGACTTCATCCTCCCCGGCGAACTGCCGCCGCTGCTCCTCGACGACGCCATTGTCGATGCCGGGCTGGCGGCCGCGAGCGCCCCGCGCCCCACGCCGCGCGCTGTGACGCCCATCGCGGCGGCGCCGGCCATTGCGGCGACGACCGACGACGTGCCGGTCACAACCGAGGCCGACGCGGACGACGATCTCCTCGACGTCGAAGCCGACCTGGCCGCCCTGTCCACGCCGGCGCCTGCGAACCACCTAGCGAACGCGGCTGACGAGGCCGTAACCCCAGTCGTGGACCTCGAAGCGGCGCCCGACACCGACGAGACGCCGGTGCCGCTCGACGAACCCGTCGAGGGCGCGGGCGACCAAGCGGGGCAGGAATCGGTCGAGGAATCGGTCGAGGAATCGGTCGAAGAATCGGTCGAGGAATCGGTGGAGGCCGCGGTCGAGCGAGGGGGCGAGGCCCCGCGGGACGCGGCGGTCGACACGGCGGACGCCTCGCACGCGGACGCGGAGATCGAGACGTCGGCCGAGGACGAGTTGCCCACGGCCGAAGAATTCGATGCCGCCGCGGACTCGCTCGACCCGGTGGAGGTCGCGACCCCCACCCCCATCGCGTCGCGCGCGGTGATGCCGACGCCGTCGCTGCCGATCGCGGCGGTCGCGGCCGAAGCCACCATTGTGGCGTCCTCACGTCGCGACGCGCTGCGGGCGGCGGTGAGCCGCTTGCCCCACAACTGGATGCTCCGCCGGCGTTTGGCCGAGGCGCTCTTGGAATCGGGCGAGCGCGAGGAAGCACTGACGGAGCTGGAGACGGCGCGTCAGGGCTTCATCGACAATGGCGATCTGTCGACGGCCGCCGATATCGGCGACGAGATGGTGCACGTCAGTCCGGAACGGGTCGCGTATCACCAGCGTCGGGTCGAACTCGCCGTGGCGATGCACGACCTGCAACGGCTGCGGATGGCCTATCTCGATCTGGCCGACGCGCTGGTGCGGTTGGGCGAGGAAGGGCGGGCCCGGGCGGTCTACGCGCGCGTCCTCGAGATCGATCCGCTGGACGATCGGGCCCGGACCGCGCTCGGGGCCGCCGCCCCGCCGCCGCCGCCGCCCTCCCCGCGTCCGGACGACGATTTCGTCGATCTCACGACGTGGCTCAAGGACGATGACGGCCAGGCTGGCGACACCCGCCTCCGGATGCGGGAGCCGGTCATCAGTGGCGACGAGCAGGCCGACTTCGACGAACTCCTGCGGCACTTCAAGGAGGGCGTCGCCCGGTCGCTCGGCGAGGACGATTTCGAGAGCCATTACGACCTCGGGGTCGCCTATAAGGAAATGGGCCTCCTCGACGACGCGATCGCGGAGTTCCAGAAGGCGCTGCGAAGCCACGGGAACCGACTACCGGCGTACGAGGCTTTGGGGCAATGTTTCGTGGAGCAGGGCCGACATCAGGTTGCGGCCACCGTCCTGACCCGGGCGTTGCATGAGCCCGGACTTGGCGATGAGCAGCGGGTCGGGGTACTCTACCTTCTCGCATTTTCGTGCGAGGCCCTGCAGCGATTCGACGAAGCCCGTAGCTATTATCAGCGCGTGTACGCCACCGACATCC
- the hutI gene encoding imidazolonepropionase: MSEITLFVNAAQTVTAQGPARARKGREMADAGVREGIGVAVQGDRIIAVAPDDELHRTYPGAHVIDCARGVLAPGFVDSHTHTVFGAARFAEHELRATGVPYLEIARRGGGIHSSVRDLRQRTNEELHALALPRLRALAAGGVTTVEIKSGYGLTVADELRTLRVIRSLAGDATVNIIATCLGAHEVPLEYREQPGGREAWIAAICDELYPAVGAEQLADFADVFCEPGVFTVDEARRLLTAARPFGMRPKLHADELHDGGAAVLAAELGAVSADHLAAISPAGIAALAASETVATLLPGTMLFLGTGRQAPARALIEAGAAVALATDLNPGTSPLQSFPLVLTLAVSELRMSAGEAWVAATVNGAAALGLAGVTGQLVPGFRADLAVHGVDDYRALPYWFGERLCTGSWAAGRPCHVAR; this comes from the coding sequence ATGTCTGAGATCACGCTCTTCGTCAACGCGGCGCAAACCGTCACCGCGCAGGGGCCGGCACGGGCGCGGAAGGGGCGCGAGATGGCCGATGCCGGCGTGCGCGAAGGCATCGGCGTGGCCGTGCAGGGTGATCGCATCATCGCGGTCGCGCCCGATGACGAGTTGCACCGGACCTACCCCGGCGCCCACGTCATCGACTGTGCGCGCGGCGTCCTCGCGCCCGGCTTCGTAGACAGTCATACGCACACCGTCTTCGGGGCCGCGCGCTTTGCCGAGCACGAACTGCGCGCGACCGGCGTACCGTATCTCGAGATCGCGCGCCGGGGCGGCGGCATTCACAGTTCCGTCCGCGACCTGCGTCAACGCACCAACGAGGAGCTCCACGCCCTCGCGCTGCCGCGGCTGCGGGCGCTGGCGGCGGGGGGCGTGACCACCGTAGAGATCAAATCCGGCTACGGCCTCACGGTCGCCGATGAGCTGCGAACGCTCCGCGTCATCCGGTCGCTCGCCGGTGACGCCACCGTCAACATCATCGCCACGTGCCTCGGCGCCCACGAGGTGCCACTCGAGTACCGGGAGCAGCCCGGTGGGCGCGAGGCGTGGATCGCGGCCATCTGCGACGAACTGTATCCCGCGGTTGGGGCCGAACAGCTCGCCGACTTTGCCGATGTGTTTTGCGAGCCGGGCGTCTTCACCGTGGACGAGGCACGGCGTCTCCTCACCGCGGCCCGTCCCTTTGGAATGCGCCCCAAGCTCCACGCCGACGAGCTCCATGACGGCGGCGCGGCCGTCCTGGCCGCCGAGCTGGGGGCGGTCAGCGCCGATCATCTGGCGGCGATCTCCCCCGCGGGGATTGCGGCGCTCGCCGCCAGCGAGACGGTCGCCACGCTCCTGCCGGGGACCATGCTCTTCCTCGGAACGGGCCGCCAGGCGCCCGCTAGAGCCCTGATCGAAGCCGGGGCGGCGGTTGCCCTCGCCACCGACCTGAACCCCGGCACATCGCCCCTCCAGAGCTTCCCGCTCGTCCTGACCCTCGCCGTCTCCGAGCTCCGGATGTCGGCCGGGGAGGCGTGGGTCGCCGCCACCGTCAACGGCGCGGCCGCACTTGGCCTGGCGGGGGTCACCGGGCAGCTCGTCCCGGGCTTCCGGGCCGATCTCGCCGTACACGGCGTGGACGACTACCGGGCGTTGCCTTACTGGTTCGGCGAGCGTCTGTGTACTGGATCGTGGGCTGCCGGCCGGCCGTGTCACGTGGCACGGTAA
- a CDS encoding radical SAM protein — translation MLSSRYRPWHIPIFLSKYAWLRVRKRPVLLNFEVTMRCNARCGFCDYWQTPASEKEREWANFAAITKHFAPMLVTFTGGEPLLRRDLEDVVRAVRSSVRYVYVQLITHGALLSLDRAQSLWDAGVDQFNISLDYLDGRHDDARGIPGLTAKILDVVPRMRAAGIGGVRFNTVIKNDNLDQILPIVHKAAELGGGVNFSVYTALKNGNREFLFQEQDPAALERVVEQLLAYKKSRRGVITNSDYYLEQIPRYIRGEMNEPCQSGSTTIHIDPQGQVRRCPDFKPDGPWESYQGYEPINCNACYYACRGEAQAPLRLMSRVRDVFATVEPAAS, via the coding sequence ATGCTGTCGAGCCGGTACCGGCCCTGGCACATTCCGATCTTTCTGTCGAAGTACGCGTGGTTGCGGGTGCGGAAGCGTCCGGTCTTGCTCAACTTCGAAGTCACGATGCGCTGCAACGCGCGCTGCGGGTTCTGCGATTACTGGCAGACCCCGGCGAGCGAGAAGGAGCGGGAGTGGGCCAACTTCGCCGCGATCACCAAGCACTTTGCGCCCATGCTGGTCACCTTCACCGGGGGCGAGCCGCTGCTGCGGCGCGACCTCGAGGACGTGGTGCGGGCCGTGCGGTCGTCCGTGCGCTATGTGTACGTGCAGCTCATCACGCACGGGGCGCTGCTGTCGCTCGATCGGGCGCAGTCGCTCTGGGACGCCGGCGTGGATCAGTTCAACATTTCGCTCGACTATCTCGACGGGCGGCATGATGACGCACGCGGGATTCCGGGGCTGACCGCCAAGATTCTCGATGTGGTGCCGCGCATGCGCGCCGCCGGTATCGGCGGCGTGCGCTTCAATACGGTCATCAAGAACGACAACCTCGATCAGATCCTGCCGATCGTGCACAAGGCCGCGGAGCTGGGCGGGGGCGTGAACTTCTCGGTGTACACCGCGCTCAAGAACGGCAATCGGGAGTTTCTGTTCCAGGAGCAGGACCCCGCCGCGCTGGAGCGCGTGGTGGAGCAGCTCCTCGCCTACAAGAAATCCCGCCGCGGCGTCATCACCAACTCCGATTACTACCTCGAGCAGATCCCGCGCTACATCCGCGGCGAGATGAACGAGCCGTGTCAGAGCGGGTCCACCACGATTCACATCGATCCCCAGGGGCAGGTGCGGCGTTGCCCGGACTTCAAGCCCGATGGGCCGTGGGAGTCGTATCAGGGGTACGAGCCGATCAACTGCAACGCCTGCTACTACGCTTGTCGCGGTGAGGCGCAGGCGCCGCTCCGTTTGATGTCGCGCGTGCGCGATGTGTTCGCCACCGTGGAACCTGCCGCGTCCTGA
- the hutU gene encoding urocanate hydratase, producing the protein MTTLAMPSSTVSGPRPVRAPRGATLRCRGWEQEAALRMLMNNLDAEVAERPDDLVVYGGTGRAARSWAAFDAIVRTLETLADDETMLVQSGKPVAVFKTHVDAPRVLLANANLVGRWATWAEFRRLEQLGLTMYGQMTAGSWIYIGSQGIVQGTYETFAAVADRHFGGTLSGRLVVTAGLGGMGGAQPLAAAMNGAAVLGVEIDESRIDMRIRTRYCDRKTASLDEALTWLQEAQAERRGLSVGLLGNAAEVLPELVRRGITPDVVTDQTSAHDMLVGYIPAGLSLSQAAALRREDEAAYLECATASVVQHVRAMRTMQDRGAIAFDYGNNIRTVAFDAGVDDAFRIPGFVPEYIRPLFCAGKGPFRWVALSGDPADIARTDRLVLELFPEDAALKRWISLAQERIAFQGLPARICWLGQGERARFALALNDLVARGEVSAPIVIGRDHLDTGSVASPFRETEAMKDGSDAIADWAILNALLNTASGASWVSFHHGGGVGIGNSLHAGQVIVADGTERMRRRLERVLTNDPGIGVARHAEAGYDIAIATAEREGIRLPMREG; encoded by the coding sequence ATGACCACCCTCGCCATGCCTTCGTCCACCGTCTCCGGCCCGCGTCCGGTACGCGCGCCCCGTGGGGCCACGCTTCGGTGCCGCGGGTGGGAGCAGGAAGCCGCGCTCCGCATGCTGATGAACAACCTCGATGCCGAGGTGGCGGAGCGCCCCGATGATCTCGTGGTGTACGGCGGCACCGGTCGTGCCGCGCGCAGCTGGGCGGCCTTCGACGCCATCGTGCGCACACTCGAGACGCTGGCCGACGACGAAACGATGCTCGTGCAGAGCGGCAAGCCCGTCGCCGTCTTCAAGACGCATGTCGACGCGCCGCGCGTCTTGCTGGCGAACGCCAATCTCGTCGGCCGCTGGGCCACGTGGGCCGAGTTCCGCCGCCTCGAGCAGCTGGGGCTCACGATGTACGGGCAGATGACCGCGGGCTCGTGGATCTACATCGGCTCGCAGGGCATCGTGCAGGGCACGTACGAAACGTTCGCGGCGGTGGCCGACCGACACTTCGGTGGTACGCTCTCGGGGCGCCTGGTCGTCACGGCGGGATTGGGCGGCATGGGGGGCGCGCAGCCGTTGGCCGCGGCCATGAATGGGGCGGCGGTGCTCGGCGTGGAGATCGACGAGTCGCGGATCGACATGCGGATTCGCACGCGCTACTGCGACCGGAAGACGGCGTCGCTCGATGAGGCCCTCACGTGGCTGCAGGAGGCGCAGGCCGAGCGGCGCGGATTGTCGGTGGGCTTGCTGGGCAATGCGGCGGAGGTGCTCCCCGAACTGGTGCGACGCGGCATTACGCCCGATGTCGTTACGGACCAGACCAGTGCGCACGACATGCTCGTGGGGTACATCCCGGCGGGGCTGTCGCTCTCGCAGGCGGCCGCGTTGCGTCGCGAAGACGAGGCGGCGTATCTCGAGTGCGCCACCGCGAGTGTGGTGCAGCATGTGCGGGCCATGCGCACGATGCAGGATCGGGGCGCGATCGCCTTTGACTACGGCAACAACATCCGCACGGTGGCGTTCGACGCCGGCGTGGACGACGCGTTTCGCATTCCTGGTTTTGTGCCCGAGTACATCCGCCCGCTGTTCTGTGCCGGCAAGGGGCCGTTCCGCTGGGTCGCGCTCTCCGGCGATCCCGCCGATATCGCGCGCACCGATCGTCTCGTCCTGGAGCTCTTCCCCGAAGACGCCGCGCTCAAGCGCTGGATCTCGCTGGCGCAGGAGCGCATCGCCTTTCAGGGGCTGCCGGCGCGCATCTGCTGGCTGGGCCAGGGCGAGCGCGCACGCTTTGCGCTGGCGCTCAACGATCTCGTGGCGCGGGGCGAAGTCTCGGCGCCCATCGTGATCGGGCGCGACCACCTCGACACCGGCAGCGTGGCCTCGCCGTTCCGCGAGACGGAGGCGATGAAGGACGGCAGCGATGCGATCGCCGATTGGGCGATTCTCAACGCGCTCCTCAATACCGCGAGCGGGGCCTCGTGGGTCTCCTTCCATCACGGCGGCGGCGTGGGCATTGGCAACTCCCTGCACGCGGGGCAGGTCATTGTTGCCGATGGCACCGAGCGGATGCGGCGCCGCCTCGAGCGCGTGCTCACGAACGACCCGGGGATCGGGGTCGCCCGTCACGCGGAAGCGGGCTACGACATCGCCATTGCCACAGCGGAACGCGAAGGCATTCGCCTGCCCATGCGGGAAGGCTGA